Proteins from one Escherichia coli genomic window:
- the aceE gene encoding pyruvate dehydrogenase (acetyl-transferring), homodimeric type — MSERFPNDVDPIETRDWLQAIESVIREEGVERAQYLIDQLLAEARKGGVNVAAGTGISNYINTIPVEEQPEYPGNLELERRIRSAIRWNAIMTVLRASKKDLELGGHMASFQSSATIYDVCFNHFFRARNEQDGGDLVYFQGHISPGVYARAFLEGRLTQEQLDNFRQEVHGNGLSSYPHPKLMPEFWQFPTVSMGLGPIGAIYQAKFLKYLEHRGLKDTSKQTVYAFLGDGEMDEPESKGAITIATREKLDNLVFVINCNLQRLDGPVTGNGKIINELEGIFEGAGWNVIKVMWGSRWDELLRKDTSGKLIQLMNETVDGDYQTFKSKDGAYVREHFFGKYPETAALVADWTDEQIWALNRGGHDPKKIYAAFKKAQETKGKATVILAHTIKGYGMGDAAEGKNIAHQVKKMNMDGVRHIRDRFNVPVSDADIEKLPYITFPEGSEEHTYLHAQRQKLHGYLPSRQPNFTEKLELPSLQDFGALLEEQSKEISTTIAFVRALNVMLKNKSIKDRLVPIIADEARTFGMEGLFRQIGIYSPNGQQYTPQDREQVAYYKEDEKGQILQEGINELGAGCSWLAAATSYSTNNLPMIPFYIYYSMFGFQRIGDLCWAAGDQQARGFLIGGTSGRTTLNGEGLQHEDGHSHIQSLTIPNCISYDPAYAYEVAVIMHDGLERMYGEKQENVYYYITTLNENYHMPAMPEGAEEGIRKGIYKLETIEGSKGKVQLLGSGSILRHVREAAEILAKDYGVGSDVYSVTSFTELARDGQDCERWNMLHPLETPRVPYIAQVMNDAPAVASTDYMKLFAEQVRTYVPADDYRVLGTDGFGRSDSRENLRHHFEVDASYVVVAALGELAKRGEIDKKVVADAIAKFNIDAEKVNPRLA, encoded by the coding sequence ATGTCAGAACGTTTCCCAAATGACGTGGATCCGATCGAAACTCGCGACTGGCTCCAGGCGATCGAATCGGTCATCCGTGAAGAAGGTGTTGAGCGTGCTCAGTATCTGATCGACCAACTGCTTGCTGAAGCCCGCAAAGGCGGTGTCAACGTAGCCGCAGGCACCGGTATCAGCAACTACATCAACACCATCCCCGTTGAAGAACAACCGGAGTATCCGGGTAATCTGGAACTGGAACGCCGTATTCGTTCAGCTATCCGCTGGAACGCCATCATGACGGTTCTGCGTGCGTCGAAAAAAGACCTCGAACTGGGCGGCCACATGGCGTCCTTCCAGTCGTCCGCAACCATTTATGATGTGTGCTTTAACCACTTCTTCCGTGCGCGCAACGAGCAGGATGGCGGCGACCTGGTTTACTTCCAGGGTCACATCTCTCCGGGCGTTTACGCTCGTGCTTTCCTGGAAGGTCGTCTGACTCAGGAGCAGCTGGATAACTTCCGTCAGGAAGTTCACGGCAATGGCCTCTCTTCCTATCCGCACCCGAAACTGATGCCGGAATTCTGGCAGTTCCCGACCGTATCTATGGGTCTGGGTCCGATTGGTGCTATTTACCAGGCTAAATTCCTGAAATATCTGGAACACCGTGGCCTGAAAGATACTTCTAAACAGACCGTTTACGCCTTCCTCGGCGACGGCGAGATGGACGAACCAGAATCCAAAGGTGCGATCACCATCGCTACCCGTGAAAAACTGGATAACCTGGTCTTCGTTATCAACTGTAACCTGCAGCGTCTTGACGGCCCGGTCACCGGTAACGGCAAGATCATCAACGAACTGGAAGGCATCTTCGAAGGTGCTGGCTGGAACGTGATCAAAGTGATGTGGGGTAGCCGTTGGGATGAACTGCTGCGTAAAGATACCAGCGGTAAACTGATCCAGCTGATGAACGAAACCGTTGACGGCGACTACCAGACCTTCAAATCGAAAGATGGTGCGTACGTTCGTGAACACTTCTTCGGTAAATATCCTGAAACCGCAGCACTGGTTGCAGACTGGACTGACGAGCAGATCTGGGCGCTGAACCGTGGCGGTCACGATCCGAAGAAAATCTACGCTGCATTCAAGAAAGCGCAGGAAACCAAAGGCAAAGCGACAGTAATCCTTGCTCATACCATTAAAGGTTACGGTATGGGCGACGCAGCTGAAGGTAAAAACATCGCGCACCAGGTTAAGAAAATGAACATGGACGGCGTGCGTCACATCCGCGACCGTTTCAATGTGCCGGTGTCTGATGCTGATATCGAAAAACTGCCGTACATCACCTTCCCGGAAGGTTCTGAAGAGCATACCTATCTGCACGCTCAGCGTCAGAAATTGCACGGTTATCTGCCAAGCCGCCAGCCGAACTTCACCGAGAAGCTGGAGCTGCCGAGCCTGCAAGACTTCGGCGCGCTGCTGGAAGAGCAGAGCAAAGAGATCTCTACCACTATCGCTTTCGTTCGTGCCTTGAACGTGATGCTGAAGAACAAGTCGATCAAAGATCGTCTGGTACCGATCATCGCCGACGAAGCGCGTACTTTCGGTATGGAAGGTCTGTTCCGTCAGATTGGTATTTACAGCCCGAACGGTCAGCAGTACACCCCGCAGGACCGCGAGCAGGTTGCTTACTATAAAGAAGACGAGAAAGGTCAGATTCTGCAAGAAGGGATCAACGAGCTGGGCGCAGGTTGTTCCTGGCTGGCAGCGGCGACCTCTTACAGCACCAACAATCTGCCGATGATTCCGTTCTACATCTATTACTCGATGTTCGGCTTCCAGCGTATCGGCGATCTGTGCTGGGCTGCTGGCGACCAGCAGGCACGTGGCTTCCTGATCGGCGGTACTTCCGGTCGTACCACCCTGAACGGCGAAGGTCTGCAGCACGAAGATGGTCACAGCCACATTCAGTCGCTGACTATCCCGAACTGTATTTCTTATGACCCGGCTTACGCTTACGAAGTTGCTGTCATCATGCATGATGGTCTGGAGCGTATGTACGGTGAGAAACAAGAGAACGTTTACTACTACATCACTACGCTGAACGAAAACTACCACATGCCGGCAATGCCGGAAGGTGCTGAGGAAGGTATCCGTAAAGGTATCTACAAACTCGAAACCATTGAAGGTAGCAAAGGTAAAGTTCAGCTGCTGGGCTCCGGTTCTATCCTGCGTCACGTCCGTGAAGCAGCAGAGATCCTGGCGAAAGATTACGGCGTAGGTTCTGACGTTTATAGCGTGACCTCCTTCACCGAACTGGCGCGTGATGGTCAGGATTGTGAACGCTGGAACATGCTGCACCCGCTGGAAACTCCGCGCGTTCCGTACATCGCTCAGGTGATGAACGACGCTCCGGCAGTGGCATCTACCGACTATATGAAACTGTTCGCTGAGCAGGTCCGTACTTACGTACCGGCTGACGACTACCGCGTACTGGGTACTGATGGCTTCGGTCGTTCCGACAGCCGTGAGAACCTGCGTCACCACTTCGAAGTTGATGCTTCCTACGTGGTTGTAGCGGCGCTGGGCGAACTGGCTAAACGTGGCGAAATCGATAAGAAAGTGGTTGCTGACGCAATCGCCAAATTCAACATCGATGCAGAAAAAGTTAACCCGCGTCTGGCGTAA
- the pdhR gene encoding pyruvate dehydrogenase complex transcriptional repressor PdhR has protein sequence MAYSKIRQPKLSDVIEQQLEFLILEGTLRPGEKLPPERELAKQFDVSRPSLREAIQRLEAKGLLLRRQGGGTFVQSSLWQSFSDPLVELLSDHPESQYDLLETRHALEGIAAYYAALRSTDEDKERIRELHHAIELAQQSGDLDAESNAVLQYQIAVTEAAHNVVLLHLLRCMEPMLAQNVRQNFELLYSRREMLPLVSSHRTRIFEAIMAGKPEEAREASHRHLAFIEEILLDRSREESRRERSLRRLEQRKN, from the coding sequence ATGGCCTACAGCAAAATCCGCCAACCAAAACTCTCCGATGTGATTGAGCAGCAACTGGAGTTTTTGATCCTCGAAGGCACACTCCGCCCGGGCGAAAAACTCCCACCGGAACGCGAACTGGCGAAACAGTTCGACGTCTCCCGTCCCTCCTTGCGTGAGGCGATTCAACGTCTCGAAGCAAAGGGCTTGTTGCTTCGTCGCCAGGGTGGCGGCACTTTTGTTCAGAGCAGCCTCTGGCAAAGTTTCAGCGATCCGCTGGTGGAGCTGCTCTCCGACCATCCTGAATCACAGTATGACTTGCTCGAAACACGACACGCCCTGGAAGGTATCGCCGCCTATTACGCCGCGCTGCGTAGTACCGATGAAGACAAGGAACGCATCCGTGAACTCCACCACGCCATAGAGCTGGCGCAGCAGTCTGGCGATCTGGACGCGGAATCAAACGCCGTCCTCCAGTATCAGATTGCCGTCACCGAAGCAGCCCACAATGTAGTTCTGCTTCATCTGCTAAGGTGTATGGAGCCGATGTTGGCTCAGAATGTCCGTCAGAACTTCGAATTGCTCTATTCGCGTCGCGAGATGCTGCCGCTGGTGAGTAGTCACCGCACTCGCATATTCGAAGCGATTATGGCCGGTAAGCCGGAAGAAGCGCGCGAAGCATCGCATCGCCATCTGGCCTTTATCGAAGAAATTTTGCTCGACAGAAGCCGTGAAGAGAGCCGCCGTGAGCGTTCTCTGCGTCGTCTGGAGCAACGAAAGAATTAG